AATATCTAATCTTTGAACCTTAACCGCCACTTCAGTTCCGTCAATCAATCGGGCCCGGTGTACCTGGGCAATGGATGCTGAGGCTATGGGTGTCTCTTCAAATTCTTTGAAAAATTCTTCTATAGGGCCTTCTAATTCTTCTTCAACAACTTTCTTTACATCATCATAAGGAAAAGGAGGAACTTCATCCTGTAGCTTGGCCAGTTCATCTGCCACTTCTTTACCAACCAAATCTGGGCGGGTACTTAATACCTGACCAACTTTAATAAAGGTGGTGCCCAGCTCTTCTAAAACAAGTCTCAGCCTTTCAGGAGCAGTGTCATTTAATTCATCCTCGAAATCATCTCTTCGGGAAAATTTGATTTTGAAACTTTTTTTAATTCCTGATTGTTCCACCAAATTCCCAAACTGATACTTTACCAGGACACGAATTATTTCACTGAGTCTTCCTAAATCAGGTTTTTGTTTATCTGGTGGCCCTATAAACATAAATTAAAATATCTCTTAGAAACATATAATACTTTTTATAAGTTATTTATAAATTATTGATTCGATGATATTTTAAAAATAAAAATTAGAACTATAATAAACCCTATAATTTAATAATTATATTTAAAGTGGGATTCTATGAAGGATTACTCAAAATATTTTTGGATAACCGCAATTTGCCTGGTCTTTGCTGCATTTTTTCCTGCAAAACTTACTTTAAATCCAGAAATGGCTCCTTTATCTGGAATTTTTATCATTCTTTTGGCATTGCCTTGTTATTTTGCCCTGTATAAATGGCTGGGCCTTAAAAAATCTCTGATTTTGATTATTACCCTTAGTATTTATGCTTTTACTATTGAAACCCTAGCCATCATCACTGGTTTTCCCTATTCAAATTTTCAATACACCGAATTAATTGGATTTAAAATATTAGGATACACACCATATACCGTCCCTTTTGCATATGTTCCTCTTTTCATAGGATGTTTTTATTTAGCATCTCTTAAGAGCATTAATAAATGGAAAATAATTATATTATCTACATTAATGGTACTGGCTGCAGATTTGATTCTTGATCCGGCGGCAGTAGCACTTAATTTTTGGAGTTATCAATCACCTGGATTTTTTTATGGTGTTCCCTTAATGAATTTTATGGGATGGATACTGACTGGTTTTTTAAGCTCTTTAATATCAGTATACATTTTAAGTGATCATATTAATGATTCTAATAAGCCTAAAGCCATTATTTCCAGTTTGTTTTTAATTTTGGTATTTTGGAGTGCAGTTTGTTTTTACCTTGATCTGATTATACCGGGTATCATAGGCCTAGTTTTCATAGGTTACATATTATATGAAACAAAGGGTAAAATTGGTGAATTCAGTTCTAATTATTAATAATTCTCTATTTATGTACAACGTTTTTAAGAACTATTTATCTGATTTAGGACTTTATTTTTCCTTATTTGTTTATTTTCAGTCTTTTATGAATAAATTTAAATTGTAGTGAGTTCATAATTATATTAATACTAACATTTTAATCAAAAATAAAACTATGTCTATAAAATTAAATGCCTGTTAAAAATAAACCAGTGGATAAAATGAAAGCAATAGTAGTTGGATCCGGTTTTGGGGGACTTTCAGCAGCAGCCCTTCTTGCAAAAGATGGTTTTGAAGTTACTGTTCTGGAAAAAAATGAGCAAGCTGGAGGCAGAGCCAGTGTTTATAGTAAGGATGGTTATAATTTTGATATGGGGCCGTCATGGTACTTAATGCCTGATGTTTTTGAAAAGTTCTTTGCGGAATTTGATAAAAAGCCCGAGGACTTTTTTGAACTTGATCGTTTAGATCCATCTTATAAAATGTTTTTTGGGAGTGAGAAAGTTGTTGATGTGGCATCAGACATTGAAAAGAACTATGAACTTTTTGAAAGCTTTGAAAAGGGTGGAGCTGAAAAATTAAAAAAATATCTGGAAACATCCAAAGAAATTTATGATTTTTCCATTGATGAAATGCTTTACCGGGATTACAATTCAATATTAGACTTTATTAATGGACGTTTAATGCTTAAAGGCTATAAACTTAAAATATGGGAGAATCTACAACACTATGTTAACACACGTTTTGAAAGTGATGAGGCCCGTAAAATTCTTCAATACTCCATAGGATTTTTAGGTGGATCTCCGGAAAATACACCTTCATTTTATCATATCATGTCCCACATAGACCTTACCATGGGTGTATTTTACCCTCAGGGTGGCATGAGGAAAATTGTAAGTTCTATTAAAGAGCTTGCTGAGTCTTATGGTGTTGAATTTAAATTTAATGAACCCGTTGAAAGAATTGAAGTTGAAGATAAGCAAGTTAAAAGGGTAATAACCAGTAAAGACATTTATGAACCGGATATAGTGCTGGTAAATGCAGATTATGCATTTTCAGAAATAGAACTTCTAAAACCTGAAAATCAAACTTATGATGCAAATTACTGGGACAAAAAAGTAATGGCTCCTTCTGCTTTAGTGGCCTATTTGGGAGTTGATTATGTAGTTGATAAATTAACTCACCATAACTTATTCCTGGATAAAGATTGGGAAGGTGGTTTTGAAACACTCTTCAATCGTGAAAAAGCAGGATGGCCGGAAAATCCATCCTATTATGTGAATGTACCATCCAGAACAGACAAATCTGCTGCTCCTGAAGGATCAGATACACTATTTATTCTGGTACCACTGGCTCCCGGAATTGAAGATACTCCAGCTCTTCGAGATAAGTTATACAACCAGATTATGGATGACCTGGAGGGAAAAATTGACGAAAACATCAGGGATCATATTGTGGTCAAAAGAATATTTGCTTTAAATGATTTTAAAGATAGATATAATGCCTATAAAGGCACTGCTTTAGGTCTTTCACATACATTAAGGCAAACTGCTCTTTGGAGACCCACTCACATGAGTAAAAAGGTTGATAACCTTTATTACTCGGGCCATTACACTCACCCCGGTATTGGAGTGCCCATGGTCTTGATATCATCTCAGATAGTGGCAAACGAAATTAAAGATAGGCACGGTTGAAAACTATGAAAATAAATAAAACAATTTACACCATATTTAAAAAAGGGAGTAAAACATATTTTTATAGCACCATATTCTTCCCAAAAAAGGTTAAGAGGGATGTATTCACACTTTATAGTTTTTTAAGAAAGGCTGATGATTATGTTGATGCCATCCCTCAAGATTCAGATGGATTTTATGCATTTAAAGATAGATACTATGATTCAAAAAGTGGTTCGGTAACTGGAGATGTGGTTATAGATTCATTTAAAGAACTTTCCATACGTAAGAACTTTGAAGATGAATGGGTAGATGCATTCCTAAATTCTATGGAAATGGATATCTATAAATCCACTTATCAAAATCTAGAAGAACTGGAGAGGTATCTTTATGGTTCCTCTGAAGTAGTTGGTCTATTTATGGCTAAAATCATGGATCTTCCCCCAGAATCTTTCCAGGCTGCCAGAAACCTGGGAAAGGCCATGCAGTACATAAATTTTATTAGGGACATATCAGAGGACATAGAACTGGGTCGGGTTTACTTCCCTCAAGACGATCTAGAATCCTTTGGATTGGAAAACCTGGAAGAAAAAAATACCCGAACCAATGAGGAAAATTTTAAGGGATTTATTAAAAAACAACTCGAAACTTACAAAATATGGCAGATGGAGGCCGAAAAGGGGTTTGCCTATATTCCTTATCGGTACTTAATATCTATAAAAACTGCATCAGATATGTACAACTGGACTGCTCGTGAGATAGAAAATGATCCATTTGTAGTTTATAGGCGGAAAGTGAAACCATCGGCATCTAAAGTTGTTTTAAATGTATTTTCCAATTCCCTGGGACTCAGTATAAGATAATGATTCTATCCAGAAATTTTGTTAAAAAAATAGTACACCCCTCATTTTAAAATTAATATTTTTTTAAAATAAACACCCACCCCAGGAAATAAAAACATGAAAGACTTTTTATCATTTCTTTTTAAAGTTTCACGTTTCCGATTCTGGATTTATACGGGTGGAACATATGTAGTTGGATATGCACTGGGCTTTACCGCCTTTAATGATTTTTTTAATCCAGCTTACTATCTTTACCTTTTTTATTTTTTCATACCAGCTAATATATTCATTTATGGGGTTAATGATTACTGGGATAAAGAAACTGACGATTTGAACCCTAAAAAGGATGAAAAGGAATACCGTGTCACTAATTCCGATAAAAAAAATCTTTTAAATGTTATTTATTTAGTAACCGGGTTTAGTTTAATATTAATGATATTCCAGGACACCCCAGAGAAGATAATATTCTCAGTATTTCTCCTATTGTCCTACTTTTACAGTGCTAAACCACTGAGGTTTAAAGAAAAACCATTCCTTGACTTTTCTTCTAACTATTTGTATATAATGCCTGGAATATTCGCCTATTACCTGGCTTCAGGTTCTATTCCACCTTTTATTATATTAATAGGAGCTTATTTACATATATCTGCCATGCACATATTCTCGGCCGTTCCCGATATTAAATATGATAAAGCAGCTAATATTACCACTACGCCAGTTTTTATTGGTGAAAAGGCATCTCTTGTTTTATGTTTGATTTTTTGGTTAGGATTATCATTAATTGTGGTATCTTTAGCAGGATATTATCCTTTGAGTTTCCTGGTATTGTTATATCCTATGTTCCCATTCCTTCTACTTCTAAAAAAGAATATAAAAATAATAGATGTTTACTGGTATCTACCTTATGTTAACACTATTCTAGGGGGGATATTATTCACTTCCCTGGTGATTTACAAACTTTTTTTCCGGGGATAAACAAAATAGTACTATTAAAAAAAATCCGTGATGGAATATCTTGTAATTATAATTTATTTAAATCCTTTTTGATATTGTTTAAGCATAATAAAATAAAATAAAAATATAATATAATAAAATATAATAAAATAAAATATAATAAAATAAATCAATTATACCTTTAATAATCTCAAAAACTAATAATAGGGAGTTCTTTTTGAGAACAAATTTATTTAAAGGTTAAATATTATAACCTTAGTGTCTAACTCCCCTTCCTCTTTTACTTCCAGCTTTCCTATAACGTTTCTTTTGTCTAGTTCTTCTGTTAGTTCCTTTGATTTTTGACATTTTACCACTCGATATAATAATATTTGTTTTTAATTTATGTAAAGATTATCGCTTATTCATGACTCATTTACTTTTTTATTAAATCATCCTTTAATTATAAATCTTAAAAATAACATATAATTTATTAATTAACTTTAATTAACTTTATTTATTATTAAGGGGTTTTATTTTGACTGAAAAAACTAAAATTGCAGTTGTGGGCGACGTTACTAAAGATTGGTTAAAATGGGATAATAAGGATTTAAATGATTATCCATATGAACAAACCAATCGAGAAATCTACAAAGAATATGACATTAAGTATCAGATGGGAGGGGCCATACTTATTGCAAAAATGATTAATGAAGTTAAAAAAGATCACATTAAATTGATCCAATACGACGAATCAAAAATAAAAAACGAAATTGATGGGGACTAATCTAAAGATCTAATCAATAGTATGTGCATTCTGGAAAGATATAGTCCTTCTAAAGATAAATATAATAAAAAAAATTTGGTAAGAATTTTTTCCGGGTTTAAAAAACCAGAAAAAATCATAAAACCCGAACTTAATTATCCAAATGATGAAACTCCACCCCAGGTAGTAGTAATACACGATGATAACAAATATTTTAGGGATTCAGAAAATCTCTGGAGTCAATTTCAAAATTCAGATTGGATAAATAGTTTATTTATACTTAAGATGAGCCGACCTTTAGTTCGCGGCGATTTATGGAAATCTTTAAAAAATCAATCAAATTTAATAGTCATCATCAGAGCAGATGATTTGCGAGAAAAAGGTTTAAGAATAAGTAGAAGTTTATCTTGGGAACGTTCCGCATATGATTTTTTAAATGAAATGGAGAAAATTCGCAAGGGAGAATGTAATTCACATATTAAGGATATTAGTCAATGCAAAAATTTGATTGTTCGTTTTGGAGTAGATGGCGCAATCCTATATCAATTTGATGGAGAAAAAGCAAATTATACCCTATTTTTTGATCCTGAAGTTTTAGAAGGAGCACTGGAACAAAGATATGATGGCCGTTATATGAAAGGATTGCGTAGTGCCTTTATTTCAGGATTAATACATGAAATTCAAAACAATCCCTTAAATTATAGGGATAAATTAATTGAGGGAATTAAAAAAGGAATAATAGCCAGTCGTAATCTTCTAGAAATTGGTTTCATCACAGACGAGACTGAGAAAATGAATTATCCTTTCCCAGAAATGTTTAAAAATCTTGATGAAGATAAAGGAAAAATTCAAGATGTGGAATTTGTGGATAAGATAAACTGGAAAATCATGGAACAAAAACTAAAAGGAGAAGACGAGGTTTCTAAAGCAGCGGGCCAATATGTAAAATCTAAAGAAAGTGTTTTATTACAGTCTCCTATTGCAGAGTTTGGGGAATTACGTACGGTTGATAGAAAAGAAATTGAAAGCTTTCATAATAGTAGAAACCTCATACTGGACTACTTATCTAAAAAGAACTTAAAAGATCCCCTTTCCATAGCAGTTTTTGGGCCGCCTGGGTCTGGAAAATCATTTGGTGTTACTCAAATTGCAAAAACTATTTCTGAGGATATAGAACCTATAGAATTTAATTTATCTCAATTCCAATCGCCCAGTGATTTGTTCAGTGCTTTTCACATCATTCAGAGTACATCACTTACTGGTAAGACACCATTAGTATTTTTTGATGAATTTGATTCTGATCTGGATAATATTCCTTATGGTTGGTTGAAATACTTTTTAGCCCCTATGAATGATGGTACTTTCAAACAAGGAGAGATAATTCACCCTATTGGAAAATGTATTTTTGTTTTTGCCGGAGGCCGGAACAAAACCTTTGAAGAATTTGACAATGATAAAGATAAGGACCAGGTCAAAGGAGCAGATTTCATAAGTAGGTTACGGGGATATATTGATATAGCCGGTATTGATAAAAAAACAGAACATGATTACCTTTACATGATAAGACGGGCTATGGTATTGCGATCTATTTTAGAGAGAAAAGCTAAAAACATTTTTTTAGAATCAGAAGCAAATATTGATCCTTCAGTATTAAATGCCTTAATTAAAGTTCCAGAATATAAGCATGGTGTCAGGTCCATGGAAGCTATTATTGAGATGAGTATACTATCTAATATGAGACATTTTGAAAGATCAGCACTTCCAGCTTCTGAACAATTAAAATTACATGTAGATGCTTTTGAATTTAAAAAATGTCTCAATGAACAGCTTAATTGAAAAACAAAGAATTAATTGATGACAGGGGATATCACTAAAATAAAGTTAAGGGAGTACATAAAATGCAAGAAAAAAAACCAAGACCTTACCGTTTTACAGAATCAGTTAGTGAAGAATTAGATGTCGCATTTAAAAACTTAGCAGAAGAAATAATGAAGGACGGTGCCCTATCATCCAAAGATAAATCACTTATAGCCTTAGCATGTGCGGTGGCCGTAAAATGCGAGCACTGTGTAAAGGCCCACAAAGAAAATGCTCTTTTGGTAGGGGCCAGTATGGATGAAATTAAAGAAGCTGCTGCGGTGGCGGGCCAGGTACGTTTAGGATCCGGCTTTACCTTTGCCTCTTTTGTACTGGATGACTGATTGAAATATTCTCACTATTTTTTTTTGATTAATTAGGATATTCTATTTTCTATTAATGCTTAAAAGGATTATTTTAAGATTAAGTATAATTCATTATATCTTAATAATTCTAAATTGATTTTACTAAAAGAAAGTGATAATAAAAATAACTGAAATAAATAAAATTACCCAAACAAAGAATAATTTCTCCCAAATAGAAAAAGAGTAATATTTCTTATATTTTTCAGGATCTTTTTTTGAAAGATAAATTTGATATATAAAACCCGATATCAACATTAAAAGTGCTAAAAGCCCTATTAAATTGGCAATAGCACATATAACTATAATAATTCCTATAAAATATATTAATAAAGATGATGAATAATCCAATTTTTCTGCAGGGTATTTTTGTTTTTGTCGAAAAATCAGTAGGCTATTTCCAATTATGATAAGGATACCACTATTAAAAAGATTATATCCATAATTTCCATGTTATTTATTTATAAATAAAATATAAAATTATTTCGTTAAAAACTTAGATTATCTAATGAAAAAATACTCAAATATTAATCATTTATTGGTAGTTGTGATCATTTAATCCGGAAATATCAACAAAGATTAAAATATGAAGATAATGTATAATTGATACTCGGCTTAATTATAAAAAAATATTTAATGATAATAAATTTATTAAATTATATAGCTAAAACTTAAGAGTGATTTGCAATGATTAAAATGAAATGTGGGGATATTTATTTCAATCTTCAAAGAGAAAAAAGAGAGACTATGAACATTTCTGTGGAACCCAGTGGTGCAATTAATGTCCTGGCGCCTGAAGAAATTACCATTAATGAATTAAACCAGTTTATTGATAATAAAAAGCATATAATTTACAAATCAATGCCAAAATTGAAACCTGAATCTAATATTAAAAGGGAAATAAAAAATGGCCAAGGATTTTTGTATTTAGGGAAATCCTATAAATTAAAGATTAAAAAAAATCTAAAACAACCCCTCTCTCTTAGACAAGGTCGTTTTCATCTGGATAGAGATTATCAAGACCAATCAAAAGAATATTTCATTAAATTCTATAAAGATAAAGCCCAACAACATATCCCACAGAGAATAGATTACTTCCAGGCCAAATTAGGAGTTTCACCAGATCCTATAAGGATTATGGAACTGGATAATCACTGGGGTTCTACTTCAGATAAACACTTGAATTTTAATTGGAGATTAATTATGGCTCCTATGAATATAATTGATTATGTAATAGTCCATGAGCTAACCCATTTAATAGAAATTAAGCACAATGAACACTTTTGGGAAATTGTGGGGTCTGTTATACCAGATTATCGATTAAGAAAAGATTGGTTGAGAATTAGTGGGCCTAATTTGGACTTATAATTTATTCTTTTTAGAAATTCTATTATTTTAATGAGAATATCAATATTATATTCGGATAATCTATTAAAAAATTTAGACTAAAATTTCAAATACATTATTATGAATTAGATCCATGATTTTTTTTATTTAGATTAATACATTATTTTTATTTTTATTTTTATTTTTATTTTTATTTTTATTTTTATTTTTATTTTTATTTTTATTTTTATTTTTATTTTTATTTTGTGTTTTTGAAATAAAAAAAGATTATTCATTGATTGATATTATAAAAAAATATCAGTCTATGAATTACTTCCTTATCCATTATTCAATATATATGTACTTGAATAGACAACTTCGACTTTAAGAGTTCTTCCATAAAGCTTCCCACTGACCAGCTCCTGAA
This is a stretch of genomic DNA from Methanobacteriales archaeon HGW-Methanobacteriales-1. It encodes these proteins:
- a CDS encoding carboxymuconolactone decarboxylase family protein, translating into MQEKKPRPYRFTESVSEELDVAFKNLAEEIMKDGALSSKDKSLIALACAVAVKCEHCVKAHKENALLVGASMDEIKEAAAVAGQVRLGSGFTFASFVLDD
- a CDS encoding prenyltransferase, with amino-acid sequence MKDFLSFLFKVSRFRFWIYTGGTYVVGYALGFTAFNDFFNPAYYLYLFYFFIPANIFIYGVNDYWDKETDDLNPKKDEKEYRVTNSDKKNLLNVIYLVTGFSLILMIFQDTPEKIIFSVFLLLSYFYSAKPLRFKEKPFLDFSSNYLYIMPGIFAYYLASGSIPPFIILIGAYLHISAMHIFSAVPDIKYDKAANITTTPVFIGEKASLVLCLIFWLGLSLIVVSLAGYYPLSFLVLLYPMFPFLLLLKKNIKIIDVYWYLPYVNTILGGILFTSLVIYKLFFRG
- a CDS encoding phytoene desaturase, whose protein sequence is MKAIVVGSGFGGLSAAALLAKDGFEVTVLEKNEQAGGRASVYSKDGYNFDMGPSWYLMPDVFEKFFAEFDKKPEDFFELDRLDPSYKMFFGSEKVVDVASDIEKNYELFESFEKGGAEKLKKYLETSKEIYDFSIDEMLYRDYNSILDFINGRLMLKGYKLKIWENLQHYVNTRFESDEARKILQYSIGFLGGSPENTPSFYHIMSHIDLTMGVFYPQGGMRKIVSSIKELAESYGVEFKFNEPVERIEVEDKQVKRVITSKDIYEPDIVLVNADYAFSEIELLKPENQTYDANYWDKKVMAPSALVAYLGVDYVVDKLTHHNLFLDKDWEGGFETLFNREKAGWPENPSYYVNVPSRTDKSAAPEGSDTLFILVPLAPGIEDTPALRDKLYNQIMDDLEGKIDENIRDHIVVKRIFALNDFKDRYNAYKGTALGLSHTLRQTALWRPTHMSKKVDNLYYSGHYTHPGIGVPMVLISSQIVANEIKDRHG
- a CDS encoding carotenoid biosynthesis protein; this translates as MKDYSKYFWITAICLVFAAFFPAKLTLNPEMAPLSGIFIILLALPCYFALYKWLGLKKSLILIITLSIYAFTIETLAIITGFPYSNFQYTELIGFKILGYTPYTVPFAYVPLFIGCFYLASLKSINKWKIIILSTLMVLAADLILDPAAVALNFWSYQSPGFFYGVPLMNFMGWILTGFLSSLISVYILSDHINDSNKPKAIISSLFLILVFWSAVCFYLDLIIPGIIGLVFIGYILYETKGKIGEFSSNY
- a CDS encoding phytoene/squalene synthase family protein; its protein translation is MKINKTIYTIFKKGSKTYFYSTIFFPKKVKRDVFTLYSFLRKADDYVDAIPQDSDGFYAFKDRYYDSKSGSVTGDVVIDSFKELSIRKNFEDEWVDAFLNSMEMDIYKSTYQNLEELERYLYGSSEVVGLFMAKIMDLPPESFQAARNLGKAMQYINFIRDISEDIELGRVYFPQDDLESFGLENLEEKNTRTNEENFKGFIKKQLETYKIWQMEAEKGFAYIPYRYLISIKTASDMYNWTAREIENDPFVVYRRKVKPSASKVVLNVFSNSLGLSIR
- a CDS encoding M48 family peptidase; protein product: MIKMKCGDIYFNLQREKRETMNISVEPSGAINVLAPEEITINELNQFIDNKKHIIYKSMPKLKPESNIKREIKNGQGFLYLGKSYKLKIKKNLKQPLSLRQGRFHLDRDYQDQSKEYFIKFYKDKAQQHIPQRIDYFQAKLGVSPDPIRIMELDNHWGSTSDKHLNFNWRLIMAPMNIIDYVIVHELTHLIEIKHNEHFWEIVGSVIPDYRLRKDWLRISGPNLDL